The Nitrospinota bacterium genome has a segment encoding these proteins:
- a CDS encoding cyclic nucleotide-binding domain-containing protein, with protein MENSRKIRLLKQTDLLSFFDESTLAKLVEHCREISLEPKEVLFHEDDLENAMYLILEGEIEVFKGPKQIAVLTPGNYLGEMSLIESKARSASARAEQKALLMEINEEHFHTYLASEPQALLSIMRTLSGRVRSDLETMMKDMRKLSIFTHDIRNYLSTLGLAELSLEDTIELLGGTNPDHKKREGLEDMEKCQHVVKTVRTNLMELLDTSLNHIKKVKTEYKKSKYSLLPVIEETAAGLATHPQLKNKKINILPQGDSFEAVFNPLDIQRVLQNLIINAGYVTENGGKVDVGINKTDRALKVSITDKGCGIPEEVQEYLFKDSLTTKSDGNGLGLLSCKGIIEENHQGKLWFETETGKGTTFHFTLPA; from the coding sequence ATGGAAAACAGCCGTAAAATCCGACTGTTAAAGCAAACTGACCTGCTCAGTTTTTTCGATGAATCGACCCTGGCAAAGCTGGTTGAACATTGCCGGGAAATTTCTCTTGAGCCAAAAGAAGTTCTCTTTCATGAAGATGACCTTGAAAATGCCATGTATCTGATTCTCGAAGGAGAGATCGAAGTTTTTAAAGGTCCCAAACAAATAGCGGTTTTAACTCCGGGAAACTATCTGGGAGAAATGTCACTGATTGAATCCAAAGCCCGTTCCGCCTCGGCCCGGGCTGAGCAGAAAGCCTTGCTCATGGAAATCAATGAGGAACATTTTCATACCTATTTGGCGTCAGAGCCACAGGCTCTTCTTTCCATCATGCGTACTTTATCAGGCCGTGTACGCAGTGATCTTGAAACGATGATGAAAGATATGCGGAAACTGAGTATCTTCACCCACGATATCAGGAATTACCTGAGCACCCTGGGGCTGGCGGAACTGTCCCTCGAGGACACTATTGAGCTATTGGGAGGCACCAACCCTGATCATAAAAAAAGAGAAGGACTGGAAGACATGGAGAAATGTCAACATGTTGTCAAAACAGTTCGAACCAACCTGATGGAGCTTCTCGATACCAGTTTAAATCATATTAAGAAAGTTAAAACCGAGTATAAAAAATCAAAATATTCTCTTTTACCCGTTATCGAAGAAACTGCGGCTGGGCTTGCCACACATCCACAATTAAAAAATAAAAAAATCAATATCCTCCCTCAAGGGGATTCATTCGAAGCAGTTTTTAATCCATTAGATATCCAGCGTGTCCTGCAAAACCTGATTATCAATGCCGGATATGTTACTGAAAACGGCGGCAAGGTAGACGTAGGGATCAATAAAACAGACAGGGCCTTAAAGGTCAGTATAACGGATAAAGGCTGTGGCATTCCTGAGGAAGTTCAAGAATATCTTTTCAAAGATTCCTTAACAACAAAAAGTGATGGGAATGGACTCGGCTTGCTTTCCTGCAAGGGAATCATCGAGGAAAACCACCAGGGTAAACTCTGGTTTGAGACCGAAACCGGGAAAGGAACCACTTTCCACTTCACCCTCCCCGCATAA
- the mtnA gene encoding S-methyl-5-thioribose-1-phosphate isomerase, which yields MIKTIEYVDGVVRMIDQTRLPSEKVFVDCKTIEDVEHAIKTMIIRGAPAIGVAAAMGVSLGADTINASSFDEFYAVMEKQCNKLGKSRPTAVNLAWAIKRMKRVAQDSKDLPVPELKSRLKEEALTILTEDISINESMGKHGQTLVENGNVILTHCNAGALATAGFGTALGVIRASVNAGKNINVLANETRPFLQGARLTAWELKEDNIPVKLITDNMCGFFMKNGEVDLVVVGADRIAGNGDIANKIGTYMVAVLAKENNIPFYVAAPVSTLDLSLTSGDEIPIEERSAEEVVNINKKRIAPEDIDVAHPAFDITPNELVTAIITEQGIAHPPFTESLKAMAQKK from the coding sequence ATGATTAAAACCATAGAGTATGTAGATGGAGTGGTGAGAATGATCGACCAGACTCGCCTTCCTTCAGAAAAAGTTTTTGTAGACTGCAAAACCATTGAGGATGTCGAGCACGCTATTAAAACCATGATCATCCGCGGAGCACCAGCGATTGGAGTCGCGGCGGCCATGGGTGTCAGTCTCGGCGCTGACACAATAAACGCATCCAGTTTTGACGAGTTCTATGCCGTGATGGAAAAACAATGCAACAAGCTTGGCAAGTCGCGCCCTACCGCTGTAAACCTTGCATGGGCAATCAAAAGGATGAAGCGGGTTGCTCAAGATTCAAAAGACCTTCCTGTCCCTGAACTCAAATCACGACTAAAAGAAGAAGCACTTACCATTCTTACCGAAGATATCAGCATTAATGAATCGATGGGAAAACACGGTCAGACTCTCGTTGAAAACGGTAATGTTATTTTAACTCATTGCAATGCCGGGGCATTGGCAACAGCGGGTTTCGGAACAGCACTTGGGGTGATTCGAGCATCTGTCAACGCTGGTAAAAATATCAATGTGCTGGCGAACGAGACCAGGCCTTTCCTGCAAGGGGCCAGGCTGACAGCATGGGAACTCAAAGAGGATAATATTCCCGTCAAACTTATCACCGACAATATGTGCGGTTTCTTCATGAAAAACGGGGAAGTGGACCTGGTGGTAGTCGGAGCTGACCGCATCGCCGGGAATGGTGATATCGCCAATAAAATAGGCACCTATATGGTCGCAGTGCTTGCTAAAGAAAACAATATTCCATTTTATGTTGCGGCTCCCGTTTCTACACTTGATCTTTCATTAACATCTGGCGATGAGATTCCTATTGAAGAACGGTCTGCCGAAGAAGTGGTGAACATCAATAAAAAAAGAATTGCCCCTGAAGATATTGATGTTGCGCACCCGGCGTTTGACATAACCCCGAACGAACTGGTTACAGCAATCATCACCGAGCAGGGAATCGCCCACCCACCTTTCACCGAGTCGCTCAAGGCAATGGCGCAAAAAAAATGA
- a CDS encoding YggT family protein, translating into MFILGNLLSATAQVLSIVLKLYMWIIIIRALLSWVNPDPYNPIVQFLYSITEPVLLRVRQLIPMSGIGIDFSPIIVLLAIIFLEEFLVNSLATMAMQLQ; encoded by the coding sequence GTGTTTATTCTAGGAAATTTACTGAGCGCAACCGCCCAGGTTCTAAGTATTGTATTAAAACTTTATATGTGGATCATTATTATCCGCGCCTTGTTATCCTGGGTGAATCCGGACCCATATAACCCTATTGTTCAGTTTTTATACAGTATCACAGAACCAGTTTTGCTTCGAGTGAGACAACTCATTCCCATGTCTGGAATAGGAATCGACTTTTCACCCATCATTGTCCTTCTGGCAATAATTTTCCTTGAGGAGTTTTTGGTTAATTCGCTCGCAACCATGGCAATGCAATTACAGTAA
- the asnS gene encoding asparagine--tRNA ligase — MKRTKVKDLLTGDEREVLVMGWVRTRRDSKGGFSFLEINDGSCVANIQVVAEHSLPEFSSIESQMTTGSCVSVCGKLVSSQGKGQAKEIQATKIIVYGPAPVETYPLQKKRHSFEFLREIAHLRPRTNTFGAVMRVRNRLAFSIHKFFQDKGFLYLNTPIVTTSDCEGAGEMFQVTTLDLSNPPMMDGKVDYSKDFFGEKTSLTVSGQLEGEIYALALSEVYTFGPTFRAENSNTSRHLAEFWMVEPEMAFYDLDDNMDLAEEFIKCLLSDVMEHCTDDMEFFNKRIDKTIINTLKNIIDNQFERLTYSDAIHQLQKSSETFTYPVEWGFALQAEHERYLSEKVFKKPIIVFNYPEQIKSFYMKLNEGGETVRAMDVLLPNLGEIIGGSQREENYDVLIERMRSKDLDPEQYWWYLDLRKFGSAPHSGFGLGFERLVQFVTGMENIRDVIPFPRTPKHCKF; from the coding sequence ATGAAGCGTACAAAAGTAAAAGATCTCCTGACAGGTGATGAGAGAGAAGTATTGGTCATGGGGTGGGTGCGAACCCGCCGGGATTCCAAGGGTGGGTTTTCGTTTTTGGAAATCAATGATGGTTCCTGTGTGGCAAATATTCAGGTGGTGGCTGAACATTCACTTCCGGAGTTTTCTTCGATAGAAAGTCAGATGACAACAGGCAGTTGTGTCTCGGTATGCGGTAAATTGGTTTCGTCGCAAGGTAAGGGGCAGGCAAAAGAAATTCAAGCGACAAAAATCATTGTTTATGGGCCTGCGCCTGTAGAGACTTACCCATTGCAAAAGAAGCGGCACTCCTTTGAGTTTTTGCGTGAAATTGCCCACCTTCGTCCGCGTACAAATACTTTTGGTGCTGTCATGAGGGTTCGCAACCGTTTGGCTTTTTCCATCCACAAATTTTTTCAGGACAAGGGATTTTTATACCTGAATACACCTATAGTGACGACAAGTGATTGTGAAGGTGCGGGCGAAATGTTCCAGGTAACGACTCTTGATCTTTCCAATCCTCCGATGATGGATGGGAAAGTTGACTATTCAAAGGATTTCTTTGGTGAGAAAACATCCCTCACAGTCAGCGGTCAATTGGAAGGTGAAATTTATGCGCTGGCCCTTTCCGAAGTTTATACGTTTGGTCCAACATTTCGTGCTGAGAACTCCAATACCAGCAGGCATCTTGCCGAATTCTGGATGGTGGAGCCCGAAATGGCCTTTTATGACCTCGACGATAATATGGATCTGGCAGAGGAATTCATTAAATGCCTATTGTCAGATGTGATGGAACACTGCACGGATGACATGGAATTTTTTAACAAACGTATTGATAAAACTATTATAAATACCCTGAAGAATATTATAGATAACCAGTTTGAGAGATTGACATATAGCGATGCCATTCATCAACTGCAAAAATCATCCGAAACTTTTACGTATCCGGTAGAATGGGGTTTTGCATTGCAGGCAGAACATGAACGTTATCTCAGTGAGAAAGTTTTTAAAAAACCAATCATAGTTTTCAATTACCCGGAGCAGATCAAATCCTTTTATATGAAGCTCAATGAGGGCGGTGAAACAGTGCGGGCAATGGATGTCCTTTTACCCAATCTTGGGGAGATAATTGGTGGCAGCCAGAGAGAAGAAAATTATGATGTGTTGATAGAGAGAATGCGGAGCAAAGATCTAGATCCGGAACAATACTGGTGGTATCTCGACCTTAGAAAATTTGGCTCTGCACCTCATTCGGGCTTTGGGCTGGGTTTCGAAAGACTTGTCCAGTTTGTCACGGGTATGGAAAATATTCGAGATGTAATCCCTTTCCCGCGAACTCCCAAACACTGCAAGTTCTAA
- a CDS encoding NDP-sugar synthase yields MRAMILAAGFGTRLKPLTLELPKPMFPVLNKPLLEHTLDLLSSQGIQDIIVNVHHLPEKIIEHFRDGSDFGVRLKFSVEEEILGTAGGIKKAQSFLESGTFLVMNSDVLADIDIKNILTFHNEKKSCLTLVVRKDAEPEKYKPIHLADGGRITQFVDASMQHPCEKTQRVMFTGIQIMEPEIFSRIPPDRFYGTTEDVFPSMIEEGLPVHGFLHEKYWIDMGTRETYIQAQADSLEGKFKLKTSRSRNPEEPLVVPPVHIGKNCKISNDAQVGPHAVLGNECRIRSGAVIENSILWDGATVGSSATVKNSIIGKGVAIESDAQVIGKSV; encoded by the coding sequence ATGAGGGCAATGATTCTGGCGGCTGGATTTGGCACCCGCCTTAAACCCTTGACGCTTGAGCTTCCAAAACCCATGTTTCCAGTATTAAATAAACCTCTACTGGAACACACACTGGACTTATTAAGCTCACAGGGCATTCAAGACATCATCGTCAACGTGCATCATTTGCCGGAAAAAATCATCGAGCACTTTAGGGATGGCTCTGACTTTGGAGTGCGTTTAAAGTTTTCCGTTGAAGAAGAAATTCTTGGAACTGCTGGTGGAATCAAAAAGGCTCAATCATTTCTTGAAAGCGGAACATTCCTGGTGATGAATAGCGATGTGCTCGCTGATATTGATATCAAAAACATCTTAACTTTTCATAATGAAAAAAAGTCCTGCCTGACACTGGTAGTTAGAAAGGATGCTGAGCCAGAAAAATACAAGCCAATCCATTTGGCGGATGGTGGGCGTATCACTCAATTTGTCGATGCATCTATGCAGCATCCTTGCGAAAAAACTCAACGGGTCATGTTCACAGGAATCCAGATCATGGAGCCGGAAATTTTTTCCCGCATACCCCCCGACAGGTTTTACGGAACGACTGAAGATGTATTCCCATCAATGATTGAAGAGGGACTTCCGGTGCATGGATTCCTGCATGAGAAATACTGGATCGACATGGGCACACGGGAAACTTATATCCAGGCACAAGCTGATTCACTTGAAGGAAAGTTTAAATTAAAAACATCTCGATCGAGAAATCCGGAAGAACCATTAGTTGTACCACCTGTTCATATTGGGAAAAATTGTAAAATTTCCAACGATGCACAGGTTGGGCCTCATGCTGTTTTGGGGAACGAGTGTCGAATTCGATCAGGCGCTGTTATAGAAAACTCAATTCTATGGGATGGGGCGACAGTCGGCTCCAGCGCCACAGTAAAAAATTCAATCATTGGCAAAGGTGTCGCTATTGAAAGTGATGCCCAGGTGATCGGCAAGTCTGTGTAG
- a CDS encoding DUF167 domain-containing protein yields MPETQFRINPCETGIRFSAVIQPRSSQNEISGIHNNSLKIRLTSPPVDGAANKTCTKFLAKWLEVSPSRVRIVAGLSSKNKIIEIEGMDEIILRNKLTAKTPNLFKEDNS; encoded by the coding sequence ATGCCGGAAACTCAGTTCAGGATTAATCCTTGCGAAACTGGAATCAGGTTCTCAGCGGTTATCCAGCCCCGGTCATCCCAAAATGAGATTTCAGGGATTCATAATAATTCCTTAAAGATTCGGTTGACCTCTCCACCGGTAGACGGAGCTGCCAATAAAACATGTACCAAATTCCTTGCAAAGTGGCTGGAGGTGAGCCCCTCCAGGGTACGTATCGTTGCAGGGCTCAGCAGTAAAAATAAGATTATTGAAATTGAAGGAATGGACGAAATTATTTTACGAAACAAGTTAACGGCTAAAACCCCCAACCTCTTTAAAGAAGATAATTCATGA